Part of the Oreochromis aureus strain Israel breed Guangdong linkage group 20, ZZ_aureus, whole genome shotgun sequence genome, GCTGAAATTGCAGCTACCTAAACACAGAGCACATACCAAGAATACCAATTCAATCAATACAATTAATTTCACTTTGATCTGCTGACAGACTAAAGCGACTTTGTTAGGCTGTGGAAGAATAACAGCAATGTTACATTGTATGCAGTTTAAAGTACTCACGTATGCACTCAGCACTGCAATAATTAActcaaattaaatgtttttcttactgCTCTGTGCACACAGAGCGCTACATCTGTGttgaaaaacacaagaaaaaaattaaaaacaaaagcaagcaAATTTAAAACCTTACtacttcagttttatctgaagaTGGAGGCACAAGAAAGCCTCCAGGAATGTGTCagatttgattcatttttgttattgttgttcaGAGAGATTCACTTGTGGGGTTTTGCTCTTCCAGGGGTCGCTTATGGTAGTCAGAGCAGCGAGGGTGTGAGCTCACTCTCCAGCTCCCCCTCCAACAGCCTTGAGACTCAGTCCCAGAGTTTGTCCCGATCGCAGAGCATGGATATCGACCCTGCCTCCtgtgaaaagaggtgagagCGTCTCCTGTGTCCCATTGCCCTACCCAGCTTCTGTTTTCATTCTCAAATACTCCTTATCTGTGGAATTGAACACAAGCTGTGAAAATAATGTAGCTTTCCTCAGCTCAGACTGAAAGGCATATGGACAGAGATTAGATAAATATTGACACTATGTACGATTGAGCTTGGAATAATAGCATAGTTTGCTTGGAGATAATGGCTTATTAAGAACTATGGTTTCTCTTTTATTCCAGCATGTCCCAGGTGGATGTGGACTCAGGGATAGAGAACATGGAGGTGGAGGACAGTGACCGCAGGGAGAAGAGAAACTTGACTGAAAAGGTAAGCAGTTAGAGTGAACATTAATCAAGAGATGTTGCCTCCTGGACTTTGATCCTATCTATCAGGATATCAAGAAAGTCTTAAACGAATAAACATTAAAGGAGTGTCTGGTTGTTTGCAGACGGGTGACGAGGGACTTTCCACAAACGCTATTCttggtttcatttttgtttatatCAACTTATACACACATACCTCTGTTGTTTCTTGCTCAACCAGAGACGTCATGAGATAACGAGTCTCCTGAGACTCAGTAATGCTTGTTCATTATgcacgtttttttgtttttgtttttttttttcttaggaaACTTCTGCAAACTCAGATGTCTCTGAAGAACAGGCCCTGCAGCTCATTTGCAAGATTCTCCGCGTATCGTGGAAGGAGCAGGATAGAGATGTCATCTTTCTCCCTTCACTGGCTGCAGAGTTTCACCAGAACCCTAAAGAAGGTAACGCCACTAAACAACAGCTTTTACcataaaaagctgaatcatcaaacattttgtttttgtacaccTGGGAGCCTCGTGCGACTGTTGTTATGTTTTCTCCTGCAGTATACTCTGACTTCAAAGACCTCATCAGCCAGATCCTGATGGAAGTCTTAATGATGTCCACCCAGTCACGTGTCCACAACCCCTTTGCCAGCTTGACGGCCACCTCACAGCCAATTGCAGCAGCCAAATCCCCCGACCATCGTCTGACGCTGGTGCAGCCCTCCAGCCAAGGTGGAAGCCCAATGGGCCCTAGCGCTGGATCCTTCGGAGCCAGCTCTCTGTCCAGGCAAGTGCCATGAGTCATTATCAATCTCGCGGAGACATATCAAGGCTACTGAttgggctgttttttttctatttacttTATTATCATGCTGCCATGTATTTCCCAGTCTTTTTCATCAAGCTTtaatcatttctgtttttaaggCTTTGAGATCATTCTTATCTTAACAATGTTGTCCACAGTCTGTATGGCTGTGGTAGTCCTCAACCAGTGGCTTTGGATGCAGCAAAGAGGACCTCCCCCTCTCTCCTCACCCCTACTACATCCGTTGTATCTACACCGTCTACCCCACAGTTCGTTGTTCCCCCCAGCCCACCTGCTTCCACTCCTCCACGGCACTCCCTCAGTGCTCCATCTGCCCCCGTGCCCATTTCCCAAAGGTATCGCCCTTACTCGGTCACCACTCCCTGGGTGGCTCCTTCCCCGACAAGCCCGGGTCACAGAGGGTTTAGTTTCCCTGGACCCTCTCCCAGCCCTGCAGGACCCTCCGTTCCCCCCAACACTCCAGTTTCTGTGCCACCACCTTGTCCCCAGTCTTTATCCTTGAGCTCACCTAGGGGTCGCAATCAACCCTCCTCTGCAACCTCTCCTATGGTGCCTCCTTCTCCCAGACTGAACACTCGACAGGCTGCCTTTGCTGCCAGGATGCCTCCATCTAGGTATCTAAACTGTCACCTGCATGTCAGAGTGGAGTGCAAACGCAAGCCAGCATACTAAAGCCTGAACCTTTGGTGATGTTTCTGTTCATCACTGGTGATATCTGCTCCTACATTAACTTTCCTGCATTCAGAAGTTACTAGCACTTTAACATTTCTGTGGTTAAAATCTTGTGAGACAACgagatttaaaaaatgctaCCTCTATCACAAAGTAACAATTTAAATTTaggcaattaaaaaaattaatacataCATTTAATATTAACAGCTGTAGTTCTTTGTATAAGGTCATCATGATAAAGAGCTAGCATGAGTGTGCTAAAGCGATAGAAAACtagtttaaaaagagaaagtagTCTCCAAGAAAGCATGCATCTTCCCTGTTCTCCCTttctcatttccttttttttgtttgttactgCTCCACATTTGTCTTGATGCTTTTCCCCTGTTGGCTTTCTGCCTCCTCACGCTTGTGCATCATCCTCCTTTCTTCCAGTCTTTCTCTCATTTCACCTGTTTTTCTCTCGTCCTGTCAGCCCCTTTTCGTTCCTGTTTTTTGCCCTCTCTGACATGTCTCAGGACAGCGATGATGAAGACtctgaggaggagcaggaggaggataTTTCACAGGTTCAATTTGGGTCCAGGTACACCACTGTGTGGTGTGTGTTAatgcgcgtgtgtgtgcacgcTTGCTCAGGGATGGGCTATGCTGCATGTTCCAGCGGGTCCGGTAGGCTTGCCACTAACCGTGCACAAAGACGACAGGCGAGATTAAAGAAGATTAAACCATCTTTAGGAGTGTTTTGGTCATCGACATTCAGAGATAATTTCCCATAACTATACATTTTAGTACATGCAATATGGAGGTAAGTAATAACCACAGTAACTCTTCTGCAAACGGCTTTAAGATCTAGAAAATCTTCAGTGCTATGAATCGCTCATTAATGACTCTGCGTTTCTGTCTGTATAAGAATCCATTTTTACGTGCACAATTTTCTTGTTCAGAAAGAGAAATCACCCTTAGCTCAAAGACACGTGAGCCACTGTTTCATCATTATGTAACCCGATCAGACAGCATTAGATATTTATGTATAAGCCTACCAAACccgtattttgtgtttttgattgCAAACATGGGAAGTAACATCATGAATCCCTGACTGCAGAACTGCCCTGCTTTTGATTCATAAATGGAGAATTATATCTCTAAGAAAATATTGTTGCCTACTATTTAAAGCCATCATTTAGCCAGTATAtggatatatatgtatgtgcacAGAAATACAGAATATATTGCTCATATTAGTAAATTAAATCTACTATGTTgatatctctttttttttatgctgtgGCTCAGAGAAGTTTGGAACAGGTTTGAcctttgcagctttaatttgttTCTGTTGTCTAAATCATCTCAACATTCTTTTAGACTAATATGGAAATTGACAGCAAGGCTTATTGTGCCATATATACAGCTGAGAAACCATAGAGAGAAAATCATTTTGATTCCTCTTGTTCAGATGTTTTAGCTCACACTTTCAGTGAGTTTGTCTTTATTGTAGCCTCATCTGTGTTCATTGTAGCTTATAGGATCCATAGATATCTTCAGTAGCATAGTTGCCTAAAAATCAAACcgtatgtgtttttttgtttgtttgtttgtttgtttgtttgtttgtttgttttaatttgaggACCATAAGTACAAACCTTAAAGGGGATTGATGAAATTAAAGTAATTTGATTGGGTACCGACATTAACATTTTCTTGCATGGAGCCGAGAAACTGTTCCTCACAGTAGCAGAAACAGTTCATCTAATTCACAGTTGAGTTCAGTTTGCTTCTTACCTtattgaagaaagaaaaaaatctgtagaGCTCGACCGATATAGGACTTTTTAACACTCATACTggtatttggtgatttaaaaaaaaaaaaaaaataaaaataaattggccttttttttttttttttttttttcttcaggcacacaaaacataaacagattcCCTTTTTCTTACATGTAATTTGTGTGAGCTCTTACTGAGTTGACATGGCAATACAGTTTAACACTAATCTTATTTTACCATCTGCTCGGATCACCTGGTGGTTGAATTCATAGCGTTCCAAACATAAGTTGCCAACATGAACACTCATAGTGTGGTTGAAGTGTGTTTCCCCCATTtcttctttactttaaaatttTTCATTTATCACCTGTTAGAAATGCAGCTAccgatttatatatatatgcaaaTAGTGGCTCTGAAAACATGGCATGAACAAAGatgcattttcagttttaaataaaataatttcttgtGTGGTTTTCTATTGTAGCTTTGGATATAGTTGCATATCTGGACAGAACTCCTGTTTCTGCATTTCCTGTATGACTAACATCTTATTACCTGCTAGGATTTGTTGTGCAGTTCTTGTGAAAATTTTTGCTGTTACAGCTGATCGCTAATGGCAACTGAAGCTCTTAACGTGTTTGTCAGATAGATATGACGAGCTGAATCCTAATGTTGATTTGAAAAAAGAAGGTTTAATGGCATCTAAACATTTTCTTACCGATACTGAGATTTTGCAGTGCTgcctttaaagtgttttagtTTGTCTTCTTTCAggactttataaataaactttacttacttacttacttttcaGGAAAGTTTGATTCTAATGCTACGTCTGTCCACACTGTGACATTGCCTGTTATGTGATGAgcctctctgtctgtgtctgatttttttttttgtagtcttGGGGCATGTGGAGGGGGGATGTCCTGCGAATCAGCCAGCGACCGCTTCACCATTGAAACATGCAAAGAGACAGAGATGCTGAACTACCTCATTGAGCGTTTTGACAGTGTTggcatggaggagaggaaagcTCCCAAGGTAGATGGCAATCAAAATCATAATAAGAGCTGATATATAAAGGTCTTTAATGTGTTCTTCTTGTTTCAATTGTTTTAAAATGCACTGAGCATAGAAGAACAGGTTGTGCTTTGTAGACTAGCTGCAGGCATTAGGCATAGCTCGTCACataacactttcttttttttaatcacactgCAGTCGTTCTCactcttctctctgtgtttctttctcAGATGTGTAGCCAACCAAATGTCAGCCAGCTTCTCAGTAACATTCGCTCTCAGTGTATTTCCCATGTTGCCCTGGTCCTGCAAGGCGCTCTGACCCAGCCTCGGTAAGAAGCCATCCATTAACTCAGACGATCTCTGggtttgtacttttttttttttttttttttttttatgctctCACCATATTTGTGCATGTTCCGTTCCTTTTCCCTCTCTGTATCCATAGCAACTACTCATTCACCTTGTCTCCAAATGTgtgatttattaatttatttatttgccgtGTGTTTACTACTTTTAGGAGCCCTCTTCAACAGTCTCTGCTGGTACCTTACATGCTGTGTCGGAACCTTCCATATGGCTTTATTCAGGAGCTGGTGCGCATTACTCACCAGGAGGATGAAGTATTCAGACAGGTGATGagcacatccatccattcttttGGATCTGTTTATGCTTACTGCTGCACTCATTTGCTTCCTGTGCACTATGGCTCATACTGTGTGGTACAGACCGGCTCTTTACACACACCCATAAATAATCTAGTTAACTGTAATTAATGGGGATGAATCAGTTTAAAAAGGTAGAACTgtatttcttcatatttcttCATAACAGCTGGAGATGATCTCATACACCCATATACAGTTTGTACTGGGTGATTCAACTAAGCAAAGCCCAAATATCCATTTTTAATTGTCACAGATAGAACTGGAAAGTCTGCACGCTGAAGCTTTACCAGCCCAGCATGACTGTAAACAGACTGTACTAGGTTGAATCTGCAAACTGTGTTTCGCTGGGTTGATCCTGCAAAGCCAGAAATTATAATTCGCTACAAAAACATCCTtgccctttttttccccccagccTATTTCTCCTGTAGATGGAGCACCAAATTTAAACAGCTAGAAGGTGACGCCTTGACTCATAGTAGTTCAAGTAAAATACTGCAAATGGAAATTTATGTTGGAGGTTTACGTGCTGAATTCATTTTTCCCCCATATTTTGCCGTCTGCTTGTCCAGATGCatgaatataaaaatgtaaaaacagagtGATCCCATGTTTAGGGCAGCTAGTTATACACCCTCACAGTGATGTGTAAATACGGACCGTGTGAACGTTTCTCCAAGGTCAAAATGCACTGAAGCACTGAAGCATGCTGTttaatgtgttgttgtttttatttagatCTTCATCCCTATCCTCCACGGCCTGGCACTTGCAGTCAAAGAATGTTCCTTTGACAGTGACAACTTTAAATTTCCCCTCATGGTAAGGAGACATTGTCCTGGTCTTTCCTGCAGCTGCAGTAATTCTGTAGGGAAATATATCATACAGCATGGGATGAAGACACATCCACACAACTCATTTTTAGCACAATTCACGTGTTGGGTTGTAATCTGTTTCTGACAAGTCACTGACCTGATGTCTGTTTTTGATTTTACAGGCATTAGCTGAGCTTTGTGAAATTAAGTTTGGAAAGACTCACCCGGTGTGCAATTTGGTAAGTATGCAAATGGAAAGGTAAAGCTACATCGTAACACTTGAGTGTTGTTCACTGGGTCCTTATGGCTCCGATTATTTTGGACATGTATTGTGAAAGCAGTTTGGTTACCCTGAGCTTATTAATAAATGTAACTGTTGTAAATGTACTTTCCTCATACCAGATGAACTCTGCCTGTTGTGAGACATTTTCCTGTTACGTGGAAAAAGGGCAAGAGGAAATTCCCCGGTGGGGGGGTGGGGTCTCTTAGCTCTCTTAGTGCTTGTTATCTGTCCAATAATATTTCTTTACTGTGTTTAAGTTTTCAAAATACTGTGGAATTAACTGATGCATAATTAGCCATTTAGCTTTACTTACGTAAAATGAGTTATGAGTTACAGTTACTGTTgattaatatataatatataaatatataaatcagTGTTATTAACCACACTTGACAATAATATGTATTAAATCAAGGATTGTGTAATGTGTGCAGGTAACATCACTGCCTTTGTGGTGTCCCAAACCTCTGAGCCCTGGATGTGGCAGAGAGATTCAGAGACTGTCCTACCTGGGAGCCTTTTTCGGCCTCTCTGTGTTCGCTGAGGATGATGTGAGTTGTTCGCTACGATGAGTTGTACTTTGTCTGATTCTCAATTAAATGAggagtgtcaaacataaggcccaggggccagaatCTGCCCGAGAAAGACTCCAATCGGTCCCAGTGAATGGCTTAGGAAAAGGTGAAGGAGGACATAAATTGTGGACTTTTAATTGTCTTATCAGAAATTTTTCTACTTCTACTGATGAGGACCTCCCCCATGACCATTTATATTACAccatattattgttattattattattattatcatcatattATCTAATTAAGTAAAGGATAAACTATGGGAAGTAACGCAAacctcatatttaaaaaaacagaacaaaactgaaaagtaccaaccattttttttgttgttttttgggctgtttttttAGACCAAAGTTGGAGACAAATACTTCTCCGGCCCGGCTATCACCATGGAGAACACGCGAGTCGTCAGCCAGTCACTGCAGCACTACCTGGAGTCTGCAAGAGTAAGtctctgtttcatttttttattttttatttttaacagctgTTTTTTCCAGCAGTGTGGaatgatgttgtttattgattgatgttttttttttaaatcagggtGACATGTTCAAAGTTCTCCACAACATCCTGCTAAACAGTGAAACGCGGGAGTTGGCTCTTAATTACATGGCAGCTCTAGTCAACTACAATGTGAAGAAAGCCCAGATGCAGGTAAAGTTGTGTTTTACAGTCAGCGCTGCTGATAAAATTGATGTTTTTGATATTACTAGATTCAGACCATAAGGAACAAATGTGATTAAAAGTATATTAATTTTAGAAGACATTCTTGATATTATTTAATCTTCGGGGCCAGGTGTTTACTGTGTGTTTGTAcagattttaattaaaaaaaacaaacattttcctCTCTTTCAGACTGATGACAAGCTGGTTTCGACAGACGGTTTCATGCTCAACTTCTTATGGGTGCTGCAACAGCTGAGCATGAAGATCAAGTTAGAGACAGTGGATCCCTACTATATTTTCCATCCACGGTGTCGCCTTGTCGTCAGTCTTGAGGAAACGCGTCTCAAAGCCACCATGGACGAGCTCAAGGCCTGGCTGTCTGAACTGCGTAAGCTGGCATAACCAGAAATGTTCAGATACATGTGATCATTTCAGTAAATCTAAGTGGACCACATAGATTTTAAAGAGGGCGGTCgttaaagataaatatcagTTGCATGTGAAGTCATCATTCTGCAGTTCTCATGAACGAATCTTAAGCGTATCAGAGccacagttttattttgtttggggGTATTTTTAACTAATCTAATTGGTTAAAAGAGTCACTTTGTTGCTTTGATGCAGTGAAtgaaatcttttaaatcttTGGGCTTAGTAGTGTTACATAATAACCTAGGTCACTAACTTTGTGGAGACTAAAGCTGATATTTGTGTCCTTATAACCATAAATTTCATCTGTGAATATGTACAGATAAAGACCCCGCCAAGTTCACAGAACCCAAATTTCCTACCGAGTGTTTCTTTTTGACGCTTCACACCCATCACTTATCCATCCTGCCTGGCTGCCGGCGCTACATCCGCAGATTACGAGCCATCCGCGAACTCAACAGGTACACGCTCGCACATCTACACGGACAATCATAGCGCGTtaagtgtatgcatgtgtgtattaatactgctatttttatcttttaggaCTGTAGAGGAGCTCAAAAACAGTGAGAGTCAGTGGAAAGATTCTCCCCTGGCGAGTCGACACAGAGAGATGCTCAAACGCTGCAAAACTCAGCTTAAGGTCAGTTTCACGTACTTGTAGATGGAGCTACTGTCTTAATTCATTTAATGATCAAACATCAAGGACAAATTTAAATGTAGAGGTGTGTGAATGCTCTCAGTATTCGTTGGTTGGGTATATTTGGAAGACACGCGTGGCTGATTTTGGCACGGAGCATGTTTACAGATGAGTGATTGTtactgtgtgtgacagaaactgGTGCGAGCCAAAGCTTGTGCTGATGTGGGCCTTCTGGATGAGAACCTGCTCCGCAGATGTCTGCAGTTTTACAGCACAGTCATCCAGCTCATTCTTCGCATGGTGGACCCCACCTACCCCAAGTTAGTCACCTCTCCTCTGACGCACCACGTTGCCATTTGTTTTGATATCGATGTCAGAGGAACAGCTGTGGCATCAcacagtttgtctgtttttttttttttccagcattttttttttttgcttcacttCAGTTTGTTATTAAATCAAGAAgtaatatgtttgtttttccctcctTTGCGCAGCATTAACCTGCCTCTGAACCCCGAGATTCCCAAAAGCTTTGCCGCTCTGCCCGAGTTTTACATTGAAGATGTGGCAGagtttctgctttttgttgTGCAGTAAGTCCTCTGCTCTCTGCTCATCTATCATGTTTTAGTGACTGTCCTGTGGAGGGCAGTAATAAAATGTTAACAGGAAGGAACGATGAGGGGAAAAATACAGATATTGAATGCTTAACAGGTCTATAAATGTGTATGTACATGTAAAAATCCATAATTCCCAGTGAATTTTGTGAGGAAAAATTAAATCCAAATAAGGGATTTGTGAACTGCTATCTCCTTTTTTCTCCCAGGTACTCACCCCAGGTTTTATATGAGCCATGTGTCCAGGACATTGTCACCTTCTTGGTGGTGTTCATCTGCACTCAGAACTACATCAGGAACCCCTACCTTATCGCCAAGTTGGTGGAGGTGCTGTTCGTCACCAACCCCGCTGTTCAGCCTCGTACTCAGCGATTCTCTGAAATGATGGAGAACCACCCGCTGTCCGTCAAACACCTGGTCCCTGCTCTCATGAAGTTTTACACTGGTGAGCTTTATGTTGTGCTGCAGTTCTCTGCTGATGTTGTGCTCGGTAGAATAAAAATCCAGCTGACTGGCACGTATTCTTTCTTTACTACAAGTTGCGATCTTTTCAAGAAAAAAGTTTACTAAAATCTTTCCCTCCTCTGGTCAGATGTTGAGCATACCGGTGCTACCAGTGAGTTTTATGATAAGTTCACTATACGGTACCATATCAGCACGATCTTCAAGAGCCTCTGGCAAAACATTGCCCACCATGGAACCTTCATGGAGGAATTCAAGTGAGTTTGCcattgacaaaaacagcagttgcaatgttttattttatttttttaccttattttaaaGAAATTGTGGTTTAGAGTTTGTGGCTGTATGAATTTTCCAGCCTCACGTCCTCTTCTGTCTCCTTTTGTCCTTCTTTCACACCAGCTCTGGCAAGCAGTTTGTGCGCTACATCAACATGCTGATTAATGACACCACCTTCTTGTTAGATGAGAGCCTTGAATCCCTGAAGCGTATTCATGAAGTTCAAGAGGAGATGAAGAATAAAGAGCAGTGGGAGCAGCTGCCAAGGGTCAGTGCTCAGTTTTGTAGGGTGctatatttatttatcagtTTTTACAGAGTCTAGCAAAGACGAAACTGTGTCAGAGGTCATATTTGATCAGATTATTGCTTCATTCACAGTTGTGCTGAGCTGTGAAGACAGGCAGAAGGTTACTGCCATTGTATAGGGtaacttatttattattttgtcttttttgtgt contains:
- the ube4b gene encoding ubiquitin conjugation factor E4 B isoform X2; protein product: MMEELSADEIRRRRLARLAGGQTSQPSTPLSTPLTSPQRETPPGPLPGPSGAAPQPVPPAASQSLGLNVHSGTPATSPMGTSGVAYGSQSSEGVSSLSSSPSNSLETQSQSLSRSQSMDIDPASCEKSMSQVDVDSGIENMEVEDSDRREKRNLTEKETSANSDVSEEQALQLICKILRVSWKEQDRDVIFLPSLAAEFHQNPKEVYSDFKDLISQILMEVLMMSTQSRVHNPFASLTATSQPIAAAKSPDHRLTLVQPSSQGGSPMGPSAGSFGASSLSSLGACGGGMSCESASDRFTIETCKETEMLNYLIERFDSVGMEERKAPKMCSQPNVSQLLSNIRSQCISHVALVLQGALTQPRSPLQQSLLVPYMLCRNLPYGFIQELVRITHQEDEVFRQIFIPILHGLALAVKECSFDSDNFKFPLMALAELCEIKFGKTHPVCNLVTSLPLWCPKPLSPGCGREIQRLSYLGAFFGLSVFAEDDTKVGDKYFSGPAITMENTRVVSQSLQHYLESARGDMFKVLHNILLNSETRELALNYMAALVNYNVKKAQMQTDDKLVSTDGFMLNFLWVLQQLSMKIKLETVDPYYIFHPRCRLVVSLEETRLKATMDELKAWLSELHKDPAKFTEPKFPTECFFLTLHTHHLSILPGCRRYIRRLRAIRELNRTVEELKNSESQWKDSPLASRHREMLKRCKTQLKKLVRAKACADVGLLDENLLRRCLQFYSTVIQLILRMVDPTYPNINLPLNPEIPKSFAALPEFYIEDVAEFLLFVVQYSPQVLYEPCVQDIVTFLVVFICTQNYIRNPYLIAKLVEVLFVTNPAVQPRTQRFSEMMENHPLSVKHLVPALMKFYTDVEHTGATSEFYDKFTIRYHISTIFKSLWQNIAHHGTFMEEFNSGKQFVRYINMLINDTTFLLDESLESLKRIHEVQEEMKNKEQWEQLPREQQQSRQSQLTQDERVSRSYLALATETVEMFHILTKQVQKPFLRPELGPRLAAMLNFNLQQLCGPKCRDLKVENPEKYGFEPKKLLDQLTDIYLQLDCARFAKAIADDQRSYSRELFEEVISKMRKAGIKSSIAIEKFKLLLEKVEEIVAKNSQSEMDYSDAPDEFKDPLMDTLMTDPVMLPSGNIMDRSIILRHLLNSPTDPFNRQPLTENMLESVPELKERIHTWMREKQGGRSV
- the ube4b gene encoding ubiquitin conjugation factor E4 B isoform X1 — its product is MMEELSADEIRRRRLARLAGGQTSQPSTPLSTPLTSPQRETPPGPLPGPSGAAPQPVPPAASQSLGLNVHSGTPATSPMGTSGVAYGSQSSEGVSSLSSSPSNSLETQSQSLSRSQSMDIDPASCEKSMSQVDVDSGIENMEVEDSDRREKRNLTEKETSANSDVSEEQALQLICKILRVSWKEQDRDVIFLPSLAAEFHQNPKEVYSDFKDLISQILMEVLMMSTQSRVHNPFASLTATSQPIAAAKSPDHRLTLVQPSSQGGSPMGPSAGSFGASSLSSLYGCGSPQPVALDAAKRTSPSLLTPTTSVVSTPSTPQFVVPPSPPASTPPRHSLSAPSAPVPISQRYRPYSVTTPWVAPSPTSPGHRGFSFPGPSPSPAGPSVPPNTPVSVPPPCPQSLSLSSPRGRNQPSSATSPMVPPSPRLNTRQAAFAARMPPSSPFSFLFFALSDMSQDSDDEDSEEEQEEDISQVQFGSSLGACGGGMSCESASDRFTIETCKETEMLNYLIERFDSVGMEERKAPKMCSQPNVSQLLSNIRSQCISHVALVLQGALTQPRSPLQQSLLVPYMLCRNLPYGFIQELVRITHQEDEVFRQIFIPILHGLALAVKECSFDSDNFKFPLMALAELCEIKFGKTHPVCNLVTSLPLWCPKPLSPGCGREIQRLSYLGAFFGLSVFAEDDTKVGDKYFSGPAITMENTRVVSQSLQHYLESARGDMFKVLHNILLNSETRELALNYMAALVNYNVKKAQMQTDDKLVSTDGFMLNFLWVLQQLSMKIKLETVDPYYIFHPRCRLVVSLEETRLKATMDELKAWLSELHKDPAKFTEPKFPTECFFLTLHTHHLSILPGCRRYIRRLRAIRELNRTVEELKNSESQWKDSPLASRHREMLKRCKTQLKKLVRAKACADVGLLDENLLRRCLQFYSTVIQLILRMVDPTYPNINLPLNPEIPKSFAALPEFYIEDVAEFLLFVVQYSPQVLYEPCVQDIVTFLVVFICTQNYIRNPYLIAKLVEVLFVTNPAVQPRTQRFSEMMENHPLSVKHLVPALMKFYTDVEHTGATSEFYDKFTIRYHISTIFKSLWQNIAHHGTFMEEFNSGKQFVRYINMLINDTTFLLDESLESLKRIHEVQEEMKNKEQWEQLPREQQQSRQSQLTQDERVSRSYLALATETVEMFHILTKQVQKPFLRPELGPRLAAMLNFNLQQLCGPKCRDLKVENPEKYGFEPKKLLDQLTDIYLQLDCARFAKAIADDQRSYSRELFEEVISKMRKAGIKSSIAIEKFKLLLEKVEEIVAKNSQSEMDYSDAPDEFKDPLMDTLMTDPVMLPSGNIMDRSIILRHLLNSPTDPFNRQPLTENMLESVPELKERIHTWMREKQGGRSV